The DNA sequence ACATTGACTTTGAACTTACTGATGGGGCAGCGTGGGACGGTCACCGAACTTTGTTCGTCCCGGATGTTAAGGGTGGCGTACTGTGGAGCATTCCGACCGAGCAGGATATCCGCAAGGCGCGTAAACGACTGGACGGCGATTGGGCCATTTCAGGCACGTATTATCAAAATGGAACCCTGTACTTTGTCGATGGCGCTAAGAGAAAGCTGTTTCAGCTTCCTGAAAGTGGTGCCCCCAAAGAGTTGGTTGCTTTTGGAGAAGAGCAGCGTCCCAATGATTTAGTCGTTGATCTTCGTGGTGATATCTACATTACCTTTACCCGCGAAGGAGTCGTGCGTCGCGTTGCTGCCGACGGCGAGGTCTCAGTCGTGATAACCGACTTGGTTCAACCCAACGGCATCAGTCTTTCGCCAGATGATAAGACCATTTATGTGTCGTCAATCAGTACCGGCCAACTGGTCGCCGCCAAGATTGATCTGTCAAAAGGCCAATTCGAAACATCAAGCTTTGCTCAGTTGCCGAAAACGGAAATCGGTTTTCGTGGTGACGGAATGACGGTCGATCGTGCTGGGAACGTCTACTGCACGGGTGGCCGATCGGTTTGTGTCTTTGATCCCGATGGAGAAATGATCGACGAAATCGTCACAAAGGCTCGCCCGATCAACGTGGTTTTTGGTGGTGATATCCAACGCCATTTGTACATCAGCACCTTTGACGGACTTTACGTAATGCCGCGCAATGCCTATGGCAGATGTCCAATGCCGGCGGTCGACATGACCGGCATTGAGTCGACGACGCAGATTTCGTATGCCAACATTGATGGAAGAAATTTGTACATGGACGTCTACCGCCCAGAATCAGCAACCGGGCAATTGCCTGCGGTCATCGTGATTCATGGCGGAGGATGGGTCAAAGGAGCGAAAGAAAAGTTTGCGGCGCTATCAGCGGCGATTTGCCGCCGTGGCTATATCGTTGCCAACATTGAGTATCGATTGGGACATGAAGCAAAATTTCCGGCAGCCATTCGTGACTGCAACGCAGCAGCTGCTTATCTGCGTACCCATGCGGCTGACTTTGGGATCGACCCAAATCGAATTGCCGCGGTGGGAGGATCAGCCGGTGGGCATCTCGCAGGACTGGTGGCGGCCGGGCATGACATTGCGGAATTGCGACATGCGGGCACTGAGGAATCAAGTCACTTGGATGCTTTGGTAGTGATGGCGGGGCCAATGGAGATTTCACCGGGGCGAGTCGCCGATCAATCGATCTCTGAGCCAGAAAAATCGTTTGCGGTGGTTTGGTT is a window from the Lacipirellulaceae bacterium genome containing:
- a CDS encoding SMP-30/gluconolactonase/LRE family protein, which produces MIRYIFLVGLLFLITLSSAWGQEPALKRVDIDFELTDGAAWDGHRTLFVPDVKGGVLWSIPTEQDIRKARKRLDGDWAISGTYYQNGTLYFVDGAKRKLFQLPESGAPKELVAFGEEQRPNDLVVDLRGDIYITFTREGVVRRVAADGEVSVVITDLVQPNGISLSPDDKTIYVSSISTGQLVAAKIDLSKGQFETSSFAQLPKTEIGFRGDGMTVDRAGNVYCTGGRSVCVFDPDGEMIDEIVTKARPINVVFGGDIQRHLYISTFDGLYVMPRNAYGRCPMPAVDMTGIESTTQISYANIDGRNLYMDVYRPESATGQLPAVIVIHGGGWVKGAKEKFAALSAAICRRGYIVANIEYRLGHEAKFPAAIRDCNAAAAYLRTHAADFGIDPNRIAAVGGSAGGHLAGLVAAGHDIAELRHAGTEESSHLDALVVMAGPMEISPGRVADQSISEPEKSFAVVWFGGDAKQKPDLYKLADVTSKVDATMPPVLFLTGSKDKPDKNKAVQEKLESLGVETELSIVQGAKHAQWNSPQFMPMFVEAIDRFLRKNLPSTDDPIAPRSKVDLFHGQDLTGWELTLETPETGVFNASEGVIQVAGMPFGYLRTEKAYKDYRLHVEWRYLDTPPAPGKNRNSGVLLHMTGEDKVWPNFTEAQLRANNAGFFVFSGDSTCTEIEKATEQRKARGNNKKVRVIKRKPNVEEKPVGQWNSYDIVCMGDTVTLTVNGKLANKATGCVPAAGKIGL